A single genomic interval of Anaerobacillus sp. CMMVII harbors:
- the rpsD gene encoding 30S ribosomal protein S4 — MARYTGPSWKLSRRLGISLSGTGKELQKRPYVPGQHGPNQRKKISEYGLQLQEKQKLRHMYGVNERQFRRIFDDAGKMAGIHGENFMILLESRLDNLVYRMGLARTRRGARQLVNHGHVMVDGKRVDIPSYRVRPGQTISVREKSLNLTAVKDALEVNNFVPAYLDFNEEKLEATYTRLPERSELPAEVTEALIVEFYSR; from the coding sequence ATGGCTCGTTATACAGGTCCATCTTGGAAATTATCTCGTCGCTTAGGGATTTCATTAAGCGGAACAGGAAAAGAATTACAAAAGCGTCCATACGTACCAGGACAACACGGTCCTAACCAAAGAAAAAAAATCTCAGAATATGGTCTTCAACTTCAAGAAAAGCAAAAGCTTCGTCACATGTACGGAGTAAACGAGCGTCAATTCCGTCGCATTTTTGATGATGCTGGTAAGATGGCTGGTATCCACGGTGAAAACTTCATGATTTTACTTGAGTCTCGCTTGGATAACCTAGTTTACAGAATGGGATTAGCTCGTACTCGTCGTGGAGCTCGCCAATTAGTTAACCACGGTCACGTAATGGTTGATGGGAAACGTGTAGATATTCCTTCTTACCGTGTAAGACCAGGTCAAACAATTAGCGTTCGTGAAAAGTCATTGAACCTAACTGCAGTTAAGGATGCTTTAGAAGTAAACAACTTCGTGCCAGCATATCTTGATTTCAACGAAGAGAAACTTGAAGCAACTTATACACGCTTACCAGAGCGTTCTGAGTTACCTGCTGAAGTTACAGAAGCTCTTATCGTTGAGTTCTACTCACG
- a CDS encoding diguanylate cyclase domain-containing protein: protein MIKGYQSNINFSKLFHVTFDLDLQMEERFSSAIFFLANIDGQLITMREVGGYASGVIEVIYGLGSKLITEQLPFETNNYLIDAVPITLQQNGESWTGYFGLVLSKDEGNTEIVRSLLLGFKQSLIMTTSYLEIKQDLDVLQKKENIDQMLAKLLKETKYTDSLEIFVYALLEKLKKIVTIGDFALLLPNRNEDLLIPRFATHSSILDNKQDYILPYNEIIEAVNRLENDEVRVLTNTSGIKLAALKDKFENFEVVPLEKNGKLFGVLIYHNCVQQGKNYGQLKSCVLDLIYESASLIYKLLTFENVLKEQKRRELLLQVTKKFHSSMDVSAILREIIEALNEVFPSFDIHLLLSHEWEVSDDLPIMQLSYSKDQENEVATNAYLTGKIQIEDSIIKRRSIVYAPLRGKQGVYGILKIIASDSFVFPEHEIDFIEVLADTGGNAIENAELYQQSRQLVEDLQLINKTSHQINSNLRLSDTISFMTKQIKSSFHAQEIGFFMFRPNGDIEVIDGSTNYFLKETSLNEINAFCDQIKRDKDALFIGDLTAQVPYLLRPFRSFLAVPMVQSGELKGAVFIVHEHAYHFSFNKFKLLQSLIHHSTLAFTNSMLHEELEKLVITDHLTRLYARNFLDEKIEVFMEQDAYGCFVLFDIDNFKQINDLYGHQVGDDIIIQVANIIKRNIKSTDIAARWGGEELAVYLPKVDHKVGKVVAERIRRKVAEETSPSVTISCGISDWRQVHNEKSLKSLFNQADKALYMAKRSGKNLVVIHDEKVD from the coding sequence ATGATAAAAGGATATCAAAGTAATATTAATTTTTCCAAGTTATTCCATGTGACATTTGACCTAGATTTACAAATGGAAGAAAGATTTTCATCTGCTATTTTCTTTTTAGCCAATATTGATGGTCAATTAATTACGATGCGCGAAGTAGGTGGGTACGCCTCTGGAGTAATCGAGGTCATCTATGGTTTAGGTAGCAAATTAATTACGGAGCAACTACCTTTTGAAACGAATAATTATCTTATTGATGCAGTTCCAATTACACTTCAACAAAACGGTGAAAGCTGGACTGGTTATTTTGGACTGGTTTTATCCAAAGATGAGGGCAATACTGAAATTGTTCGTTCATTATTATTAGGCTTTAAGCAATCCCTTATCATGACTACTAGTTACCTTGAAATTAAACAGGACTTAGATGTTCTGCAGAAAAAAGAAAATATCGATCAAATGCTTGCTAAGTTATTAAAGGAAACTAAATATACAGACAGTCTCGAGATTTTTGTATATGCGTTACTAGAGAAATTGAAAAAAATAGTTACTATTGGTGACTTTGCACTATTGCTTCCAAACCGGAATGAAGATTTGCTTATCCCGAGATTTGCTACGCATTCAAGCATACTCGATAATAAACAAGATTATATCCTTCCATATAATGAGATCATTGAAGCTGTAAATCGACTTGAAAATGATGAGGTTCGGGTACTGACGAATACATCGGGTATTAAATTAGCCGCTTTAAAAGATAAGTTTGAAAATTTTGAAGTAGTTCCTCTTGAGAAAAACGGAAAACTATTTGGGGTGCTAATTTATCATAATTGTGTTCAACAAGGAAAGAATTATGGTCAGTTGAAAAGTTGTGTACTAGATTTGATTTACGAGTCAGCTAGTCTTATCTATAAGTTACTAACGTTTGAGAATGTATTGAAGGAACAAAAGCGAAGGGAACTTTTGCTTCAGGTAACAAAAAAATTTCATTCATCCATGGATGTTAGTGCCATTTTAAGAGAAATCATTGAAGCTTTAAACGAAGTGTTTCCCTCTTTCGACATTCATCTATTGCTATCTCATGAATGGGAGGTCAGTGATGATTTACCAATTATGCAATTGAGTTATAGCAAGGATCAGGAAAATGAGGTAGCAACGAATGCGTACCTAACCGGAAAAATTCAAATTGAGGATAGCATAATAAAACGGAGATCAATTGTTTATGCGCCGTTGCGTGGAAAACAAGGTGTTTACGGTATTTTGAAAATAATAGCCAGTGATTCCTTTGTTTTTCCTGAGCATGAAATCGATTTTATTGAAGTGTTAGCGGATACTGGTGGTAACGCCATTGAAAATGCGGAACTTTACCAACAATCTAGACAGCTGGTTGAAGACCTTCAGTTAATAAATAAGACATCGCATCAAATAAATTCTAATTTGCGGTTATCAGATACTATTAGCTTTATGACAAAGCAAATTAAATCATCATTTCATGCACAAGAGATTGGATTTTTCATGTTCCGACCAAATGGTGATATTGAAGTAATAGATGGTAGCACAAACTATTTCCTAAAGGAAACAAGTCTAAATGAGATCAACGCATTTTGTGATCAAATAAAGAGAGACAAAGATGCACTATTTATCGGTGATCTTACAGCTCAAGTACCTTACCTATTGAGACCTTTTCGCTCGTTTCTAGCTGTGCCAATGGTACAAAGTGGTGAACTAAAAGGTGCTGTTTTTATTGTTCACGAACATGCTTATCATTTTTCTTTTAATAAATTTAAATTATTGCAGTCGCTTATTCACCACTCTACGCTCGCTTTCACAAATTCAATGTTACACGAAGAGTTGGAGAAATTAGTGATTACTGACCATCTAACTAGACTTTATGCTAGAAATTTTTTGGATGAAAAAATTGAGGTTTTTATGGAACAAGATGCATATGGGTGCTTCGTTTTATTTGACATTGATAACTTTAAACAAATAAATGATCTATACGGTCACCAAGTGGGTGATGACATTATTATTCAAGTAGCAAATATTATAAAGAGGAATATTAAAAGTACCGACATAGCTGCAAGATGGGGAGGCGAAGAACTGGCAGTTTATCTCCCAAAAGTAGACCATAAAGTAGGGAAAGTTGTAGCAGAAAGAATCCGTCGTAAGGTGGCTGAAGAGACAAGTCCGTCAGTCACAATATCCTGTGGCATATCCGACTGGAGGCAGGTTCATAATGAGAAATCATTGAAATCTTTGTTCAATCAGGCTGATAAAGCTTTATATATGGCTAAACGTTCAGGTAAAAACCTGGTGGTCATTCATGATGAGAAAGTGGACTAG
- the refZ gene encoding forespore capture DNA-binding protein RefZ, which translates to MEKGEITKRKVMEAAVSLFNVKGYSGTSIRAIAEKAGVNVALISYYFGNKQGLMEKLMIEFLEGYTMNIEKEYQNLNSSSAKQCLNVIVENLLKYQQQNHHLARFVHREVTLDSTLVRELMMTYFMREKHYLKAVIETGIKRKEFNHISSDFVAIQIRALVTMPFSQPQYIREIYHLSPNENYFVQKYLQHIEKWLNEFLYKETLYKKQLNIVSAK; encoded by the coding sequence ATGGAAAAAGGCGAAATTACGAAACGTAAAGTGATGGAAGCAGCGGTATCCTTATTTAATGTTAAGGGGTACAGTGGAACGTCGATAAGGGCCATCGCAGAAAAAGCGGGGGTAAATGTAGCGTTAATTTCCTATTATTTTGGAAACAAACAAGGACTTATGGAAAAATTGATGATCGAGTTTTTGGAAGGCTATACGATGAATATCGAAAAAGAATATCAAAATCTGAATTCTTCCTCTGCGAAGCAATGTTTGAACGTTATTGTAGAAAATCTCCTGAAATATCAACAGCAAAATCATCACCTGGCGAGGTTTGTTCACCGTGAAGTAACGTTAGATTCCACCTTGGTTAGAGAACTGATGATGACCTACTTTATGAGAGAAAAACATTATCTTAAAGCAGTAATTGAAACTGGTATAAAACGAAAAGAATTTAACCACATTTCTAGTGATTTCGTAGCTATACAAATAAGAGCGTTAGTAACAATGCCTTTTTCTCAACCTCAATACATTCGCGAGATCTACCATTTAAGTCCAAATGAAAATTACTTTGTTCAAAAGTATTTACAGCATATTGAAAAATGGTTAAATGAGTTTTTATATAAGGAAACACTTTATAAAAAACAACTTAATATTGTTTCGGCGAAATAA
- the ezrA gene encoding septation ring formation regulator EzrA, with translation MLQYFIYAILIVILAIIIYGAISRKKVYSDVDRLEAWKIQIMNKPVTDEIAKIKGLNMSGETEEKFETWRNKWDEILTLKLPDLEERLFDVEEAANKYRFVKAKNMLRNITDELSNIEEGLQEMLADVNHLINSEEDNRQQIDDIRKVYKELKKYFNQNKNLLGSTAYAFENRLGEIEKSFTDFESATKEGNYFEAREILLMMKEQITLEKSKIDEVPKILVQIETEVPSQLEELSQGIIEMENEGYIIEHFTFKSDIREMQSQLYKLLPVLEKGNTEDAGQVIQEMYKEIDHIYDVLEQEVLAKQFVNYEIVTLREAAEALRVEFYELKADVETIKQSYRIPEEELKTHLKLEKQIKELLNKLCVIEDTAANNKQSNITIKRSIEELNLELEERQATLEECNEALTSLRSDELKAQEMLKELKGKIRQGQRLIKKSNIPGLPEVILEKLDEAQTSLLTATEKLEKIPLVMSDVSDSMEEVLETVNEVYDLISKTIEQALSAERVIQYGNRFRSHNTYIHVELLRAEEAFRFYQYEEALEIALRAIKEIDPQVLARINSYTLEKV, from the coding sequence ATGCTGCAATATTTTATTTACGCAATTTTGATAGTGATTTTAGCTATTATTATATATGGCGCAATTTCAAGAAAAAAAGTATATAGTGATGTCGATCGGCTTGAGGCCTGGAAAATTCAGATCATGAATAAACCTGTCACAGATGAAATTGCCAAAATAAAGGGCTTGAACATGTCGGGTGAGACAGAAGAGAAGTTTGAAACCTGGCGCAACAAGTGGGATGAAATTCTAACCTTAAAATTACCTGACCTAGAAGAAAGACTTTTTGATGTAGAAGAAGCAGCCAATAAATATCGCTTTGTCAAAGCGAAAAATATGTTAAGAAACATTACTGATGAGTTAAGTAATATTGAAGAAGGACTACAAGAAATGTTAGCTGATGTCAATCACTTAATTAATAGTGAAGAAGACAATCGTCAACAAATTGATGATATTCGAAAAGTCTACAAGGAACTAAAAAAATATTTTAATCAGAATAAAAATCTTCTAGGGTCAACAGCTTATGCATTTGAAAATAGGCTTGGAGAGATTGAAAAGTCATTTACTGATTTTGAATCGGCAACGAAAGAAGGGAACTATTTTGAGGCTCGAGAAATACTGCTGATGATGAAAGAGCAAATTACTCTCGAAAAGTCGAAAATCGATGAAGTTCCTAAAATCCTTGTGCAAATTGAAACAGAAGTACCTTCACAATTAGAGGAACTATCTCAAGGTATAATTGAAATGGAAAATGAAGGCTATATTATTGAACATTTTACTTTCAAGAGTGACATAAGGGAAATGCAAAGCCAATTATATAAGCTTCTACCCGTACTAGAAAAAGGTAACACGGAAGATGCTGGTCAAGTAATTCAAGAGATGTATAAAGAAATTGATCATATCTACGATGTCCTTGAGCAAGAGGTCTTGGCGAAACAATTTGTTAATTACGAAATTGTAACCTTGAGGGAAGCTGCGGAAGCTTTAAGAGTGGAATTCTATGAGTTAAAGGCCGATGTTGAGACGATTAAACAAAGCTATCGAATTCCAGAGGAAGAATTGAAAACTCATTTAAAGCTAGAAAAGCAAATAAAAGAATTGCTAAATAAGCTATGTGTTATTGAAGATACAGCAGCTAACAATAAACAATCAAATATTACGATTAAAAGATCAATTGAGGAACTTAACCTCGAACTAGAAGAGCGCCAAGCTACGCTTGAAGAGTGTAACGAAGCACTGACGTCTTTGCGAAGTGATGAACTTAAAGCACAAGAAATGTTAAAAGAATTAAAAGGTAAAATTCGCCAGGGGCAACGCTTAATTAAAAAAAGCAATATCCCAGGTCTACCCGAAGTGATTTTAGAGAAATTGGATGAAGCTCAGACGAGTTTACTTACTGCTACTGAAAAACTAGAAAAAATCCCTCTGGTTATGAGTGATGTGAGTGATTCGATGGAAGAGGTTCTAGAAACAGTAAATGAAGTTTACGACTTAATCTCAAAAACAATTGAACAAGCCCTTTCGGCAGAACGGGTCATTCAATACGGAAATCGATTTAGAAGTCATAATACCTATATCCACGTAGAACTTCTAAGGGCTGAGGAAGCTTTTAGATTTTATCAATATGAAGAAGCGTTGGAAATTGCTTTAAGAGCGATTAAGGAAATTGACCCACAAGTTCTAGCAAGGATAAATTCATACACATTGGAAAAGGTTTAG
- a CDS encoding cysteine desulfurase family protein — MIYFDNSATTKPYKEVLETYSKVSEVYFGNPSSLHTLGKEAEMLLDQGRDQIAKLLKVNKKEIVFTSGGTEGNNLAIKGIALEHKNRGKHLITTHVEHASNYEAFAQLEKLGYEVTYLHVNESGEISIDELKNALRDDTILVSMIHVNNELGSIQPIKEVGELLTAYPKVYFHVDHVQGMAKVPLFFKDCHIDLCTISGHKFHGPKGTGVLYIRQGIKLFSLFTGGVQEHNFRAGTENIPGYVAMAKALRISMEKYVEKKLHLVQLRQQLVDSLNEIEGVVVNSPTNGAPHIVNFSLPGIKPEVVIQALGERKMYVSTKSACSSKLSEPSRILMVTGVGEARAISAIRASFSFENTVEEVTEFVEALKIIYSQLKEVMR, encoded by the coding sequence ATGATATACTTTGACAACAGTGCAACAACAAAGCCTTATAAAGAGGTGCTCGAAACATATAGCAAAGTGTCAGAAGTTTATTTTGGTAATCCCTCTTCTCTACATACTCTCGGAAAAGAGGCTGAAATGCTGTTGGATCAAGGAAGAGATCAAATAGCCAAGCTTCTTAAAGTGAATAAAAAGGAGATTGTCTTTACTTCTGGTGGAACAGAGGGAAATAACCTAGCAATCAAAGGAATAGCTCTTGAGCATAAAAATCGTGGGAAGCATTTAATTACGACTCACGTCGAACATGCTTCTAATTATGAAGCGTTCGCTCAATTGGAAAAACTAGGTTATGAGGTAACTTATTTACACGTAAATGAATCAGGAGAAATTTCAATAGATGAATTAAAAAATGCACTAAGGGACGATACAATTCTTGTTTCAATGATCCATGTGAACAATGAACTTGGATCAATCCAACCTATAAAAGAAGTTGGTGAATTATTAACAGCGTATCCTAAAGTATATTTCCATGTTGATCACGTACAAGGAATGGCAAAAGTACCTCTATTCTTTAAAGATTGCCATATTGACTTATGTACGATTTCAGGGCATAAATTTCATGGGCCAAAAGGAACTGGTGTACTATACATTCGTCAAGGTATTAAATTATTTTCATTATTTACCGGTGGCGTACAAGAGCATAACTTCCGTGCGGGAACAGAAAATATACCTGGTTACGTTGCTATGGCCAAAGCGCTTAGAATTTCAATGGAAAAATATGTTGAAAAAAAGCTCCATTTAGTCCAACTTCGCCAACAATTAGTTGACTCTCTTAATGAGATAGAGGGTGTTGTCGTCAATAGTCCAACAAATGGCGCCCCACATATTGTTAATTTTTCATTGCCTGGAATTAAGCCAGAGGTTGTCATTCAAGCTTTAGGAGAACGAAAAATGTATGTGTCAACGAAATCCGCCTGTTCTTCTAAATTGTCTGAACCAAGTCGCATCTTAATGGTCACTGGAGTAGGAGAAGCACGAGCAATAAGTGCCATTAGAGCAAGTTTTTCATTTGAAAATACAGTAGAAGAAGTAACAGAATTTGTTGAAGCATTAAAAATTATTTATTCACAATTAAAAGAAGTAATGAGGTAA
- the thiI gene encoding tRNA uracil 4-sulfurtransferase ThiI has translation MNYNHIVIRYAELALKGKNRSQFERRLQENIKIALKPFPNAKIERTYGRMFIHLNGENHELIAEKLSKVFGIHSFSIAVKVENTLEKIQDGALRALTEVLSGKKTFKVSAKRANKGFPINSQKLNFEVGGYLLEHTEGLTVDVHNPDIEVKVEVRETATYISCGVYKGSGGLPVGTGGKVVLMLSGGIDSPVAGYLAMKRGVKIEAIHFHSPPYTNERAKQKVIDLTKVLTEYGGKIRLHVVPFTKTQMEIHKVVPGNYTMTVMRRMMLRISERIAMQQKAFAITTGESLGQVASQTLHSMHTINEVTNMPVLRPLVTMDKLEVIDVAQKIGTFDLSILPYEDCCTIFLPPETSTKPLRDKANRYEEKLDIEGLIEEAIANLDSFDISPGVELSKQFEDLL, from the coding sequence ATGAACTATAATCATATTGTGATTCGCTATGCAGAACTAGCTCTAAAAGGAAAAAACAGGTCTCAATTCGAGAGAAGACTTCAAGAGAATATTAAAATTGCGTTAAAGCCATTTCCGAATGCAAAAATTGAACGAACATACGGAAGAATGTTTATTCATTTGAATGGTGAAAACCACGAACTGATAGCTGAAAAACTCTCTAAAGTCTTTGGTATTCATTCGTTTAGTATTGCAGTGAAAGTTGAAAACACGTTAGAAAAGATTCAGGACGGTGCTCTTAGGGCCCTCACAGAAGTATTATCTGGAAAGAAAACGTTTAAAGTTTCTGCTAAACGTGCAAATAAAGGATTTCCAATAAATTCTCAAAAGTTAAATTTTGAAGTAGGTGGCTATCTATTAGAACATACAGAAGGACTTACTGTAGATGTTCATAATCCAGATATAGAAGTTAAGGTTGAAGTTCGTGAAACAGCCACGTACATCTCTTGTGGTGTTTATAAAGGGTCCGGTGGTTTACCAGTTGGTACAGGTGGAAAAGTCGTGTTAATGCTATCAGGTGGAATTGATAGTCCTGTTGCTGGTTATTTAGCGATGAAACGTGGCGTAAAAATTGAAGCGATCCATTTCCATAGTCCACCATATACAAATGAACGTGCAAAACAAAAGGTTATTGACTTAACAAAGGTATTAACTGAATATGGCGGAAAAATCCGCCTTCATGTAGTTCCTTTTACAAAAACACAAATGGAAATTCATAAAGTTGTACCAGGTAACTATACAATGACAGTTATGCGAAGAATGATGCTAAGAATTAGCGAAAGAATTGCTATGCAACAAAAGGCATTTGCAATTACAACTGGAGAAAGTCTTGGACAAGTAGCTAGCCAAACATTGCATAGTATGCATACAATAAACGAAGTGACAAACATGCCTGTTCTTCGTCCGTTAGTTACGATGGACAAGTTAGAGGTCATTGATGTGGCTCAGAAAATTGGGACATTTGATTTATCAATTCTTCCTTATGAAGATTGTTGTACGATTTTCTTACCGCCTGAGACCAGTACAAAACCATTGAGGGATAAAGCTAATAGGTATGAAGAGAAATTAGATATTGAAGGACTAATTGAGGAAGCTATAGCTAATCTAGATAGCTTTGACATATCTCCTGGAGTCGAACTAAGTAAGCAATTTGAAGACTTATTATAA
- a CDS encoding alpha/beta-type small acid-soluble spore protein, producing MATNNNSSNQLLVPGVQQALDQMKYEIASEFGVQLGPDATSRANGSVGGEITKRLVQMAEQQLGGGYQQ from the coding sequence ATGGCAACTAACAACAATAGTTCAAACCAACTTTTAGTACCTGGAGTTCAACAAGCTCTAGATCAAATGAAGTATGAAATTGCTTCTGAATTTGGTGTTCAATTAGGACCAGATGCAACTTCTCGCGCTAACGGTTCAGTTGGTGGGGAAATTACGAAGCGTTTAGTTCAAATGGCTGAGCAACAATTAGGCGGCGGTTACCAACAATAA
- the mbcS gene encoding acyl-CoA synthetase MbcS, with translation MERKQLIAPETYNISQEFEKFKVVDRLAVKCIAEDGEVKTISYAELTEKANQFANALINQGIEKGERVLVLLPRSIDAYITYFACLKAGIVVIPCSEMLRAKDLTYRINHGEAKAVISYHLYVDEVDKIDEAIPSLAYKFVVGNDVEGWLRLDQLASNESLEFECAKTSRDDMAFLSYTSGTTGNPKGVVHTHGWGFAHIEVASKMWLDVKEGETVWATAGPGWQKWIWSPFLSTLGLGATALVYQGKFDPNKYLQTLQENEVNVMCCTPTEYRLMAKVDNISDYKLDNLRSSVSAGEPLNREVIDTFKREFNVDVRDGYGQTENTLLVGTLLGMEIKAGSMGKPTPGNQVEIINEDGVPVAIGEVGDIAVHKDAPALFKQYYKDPERTAMAYRGDYYVTGDQARMDEDGYFWFEGRNDDIIISSGYTIGPFEVEDALTKHPAVKECAVVASPDEVRGNVVKAFIVLRNPDLAGDTLVKELQEHVKTLTAPYKYPRKVEFVSDLPKTISGKIRRVELRKQEQALKK, from the coding sequence ATGGAACGAAAACAGTTAATTGCTCCAGAGACATACAATATATCACAAGAATTTGAGAAGTTTAAAGTTGTTGACCGGCTTGCTGTAAAATGTATAGCTGAGGACGGAGAGGTTAAAACAATCTCCTATGCAGAACTAACTGAAAAAGCGAACCAATTTGCAAACGCTTTAATTAATCAAGGCATTGAGAAAGGTGAGCGAGTGCTCGTTCTGCTTCCAAGAAGTATTGATGCATATATTACCTATTTCGCTTGTTTAAAAGCTGGTATTGTTGTTATCCCTTGTTCTGAAATGTTAAGAGCGAAAGATTTAACTTATCGTATTAATCATGGTGAAGCAAAAGCAGTTATCTCTTATCATTTATATGTTGACGAAGTTGATAAGATTGATGAGGCAATACCAAGTTTGGCTTATAAGTTTGTGGTTGGAAATGATGTAGAAGGTTGGTTAAGGTTAGATCAACTTGCAAGTAATGAGAGCCTGGAATTTGAATGCGCTAAGACTAGTCGCGATGATATGGCATTTCTATCGTACACATCTGGAACAACAGGCAATCCTAAAGGGGTTGTACATACACATGGATGGGGATTTGCTCATATCGAAGTTGCATCAAAAATGTGGCTAGATGTTAAAGAAGGAGAAACTGTTTGGGCTACTGCAGGTCCTGGGTGGCAAAAATGGATTTGGAGTCCTTTCCTTTCTACGCTTGGTTTAGGCGCTACTGCTTTGGTCTATCAAGGGAAGTTTGACCCCAATAAGTATCTCCAAACTCTTCAAGAAAACGAAGTTAACGTAATGTGTTGTACTCCAACAGAATATCGATTAATGGCTAAGGTTGATAACATTAGTGATTATAAACTAGATAACTTAAGAAGCTCTGTATCTGCTGGGGAACCGCTAAACAGAGAGGTAATAGATACGTTTAAACGAGAGTTCAATGTTGATGTCCGTGATGGTTATGGGCAAACGGAAAATACTTTATTAGTTGGAACGTTATTAGGAATGGAAATTAAGGCTGGTTCAATGGGAAAACCGACACCTGGTAATCAAGTGGAGATTATTAACGAAGATGGTGTACCTGTTGCCATTGGCGAAGTTGGAGATATTGCAGTTCATAAAGATGCACCTGCTTTATTTAAGCAGTATTACAAGGATCCTGAAAGAACTGCCATGGCGTATCGCGGGGATTATTATGTTACTGGTGACCAAGCGAGAATGGATGAGGATGGCTACTTCTGGTTTGAAGGGCGAAATGATGACATTATTATTAGTTCTGGATATACAATTGGCCCATTTGAAGTTGAAGACGCTCTTACAAAGCATCCTGCAGTTAAGGAATGTGCGGTTGTTGCAAGTCCTGATGAAGTTCGTGGAAATGTCGTAAAAGCGTTTATTGTTCTTAGGAATCCTGATCTTGCCGGTGATACTCTAGTAAAAGAACTGCAAGAACATGTTAAAACTCTAACGGCTCCTTATAAATATCCAAGAAAAGTTGAATTTGTTAGCGACCTTCCAAAAACAATCTCGGGGAAAATCCGTCGTGTGGAGTTAAGGAAACAAGAACAGGCATTGAAAAAATAA
- a CDS encoding NAD kinase has product MPTRRNVYLFYKPTKEVEEKIAPLKEIAKQYNFTIVSDYRQANIIVSIGGDGAFLQALRKTEFQEDCLYLGINTGDHLGFYTDFSLNDIQSIIEAMENEQVEVRKNPTIEVSVNGENPFYCFNECSIRSNVIRTFVIDVFIDDVYLETFRGDGLVVSTPTGSTAYNKSLGGAIVDPRIKALQLTEIASLNNNEFRTLGSPLILSGESSLTLKVVQDGNDHPIIGADNEALSIRHCHDIKISLAEKQIKMLKLKNNSFFQRVQKTFLK; this is encoded by the coding sequence ATGCCTACACGCAGAAACGTCTATTTGTTTTACAAACCTACAAAAGAAGTAGAAGAAAAGATCGCTCCATTAAAGGAGATTGCCAAACAATATAATTTCACAATTGTTTCTGATTATCGGCAAGCTAACATTATCGTCAGCATAGGTGGGGATGGTGCATTTTTACAAGCCCTAAGAAAAACTGAGTTCCAAGAGGACTGCCTTTATTTAGGAATTAATACCGGTGATCATCTAGGCTTCTATACAGACTTTTCACTTAATGACATACAGTCAATAATTGAGGCTATGGAGAATGAACAAGTTGAAGTTCGAAAAAATCCAACAATTGAAGTAAGCGTTAACGGTGAAAATCCTTTTTACTGTTTCAACGAATGTTCAATTCGCTCAAATGTTATTCGTACTTTTGTAATAGATGTTTTCATTGATGATGTTTATTTAGAAACATTCCGTGGCGATGGCCTAGTTGTATCCACCCCAACCGGAAGTACAGCATACAATAAATCTTTAGGTGGGGCAATTGTCGACCCTAGAATTAAAGCATTACAACTTACAGAAATTGCATCCCTCAATAACAATGAATTCCGTACATTAGGTTCACCTTTAATTTTGAGTGGCGAAAGCTCATTGACATTAAAAGTCGTTCAAGACGGTAATGATCATCCGATTATCGGAGCAGATAATGAAGCATTAAGTATCAGGCATTGTCATGATATTAAAATTTCATTGGCTGAAAAACAAATTAAAATGTTAAAGCTTAAAAATAATTCATTTTTCCAAAGAGTTCAAAAGACTTTCTTGAAATGA